The nucleotide window TTCATCTTCTGGAATATACTCTAATACTTTTGGATTCAACACGTATATCCCAGCATTTACAAAACTACGATGAATTGGCTTTTCTTTAATTGATACTAACTCTGCATCCGCTGTTTCAATAACACCGTATGGAATTTGATATTCAAATTCTCTTACACACATTGTAGCAACTGATTGATTCTTTAAATGAAATTCCATTAGTTGTTCAAAGTTAATCTGTGTTAGAAGGTCACCATTCATTACAAAGAATGGCTCTGTCGGTTGTTTTTTAAATAGTGAAAGAGCTCCTGCAGTCCCCATACGTTTCGTTTCTTCCACATACTCAATTGTTACATCAAAAGTCTCGCCATTTTGAAAATAATCTTGAATTACTTCCTTTTTATAGTTAACAGAAAAAACGAAATTCGTATAACCATATTGTTTAAATCCCTCAACAATAGTTTCAAGAATAGGTTTATTCCCTATTTTCAACATTGGTTTTGGTGTGTTATTTGTTAATGGGCGAAGTCTCGTCCCTAGTCCACCTAACATTAAAACAACCATATTTTTATGTGTGGATGCACCTAATTTATCCATGAAAAGTATATCTATAACCCTATTATCTCTATCTACTATTGGTAATTGCTTCAGCATTTTAGATCGCATAATTTGTTTATATTTATATAAACTTTGATTGCTTTTAGCAATCGTTGGATTTGAGTTCATAATTGATGTAATTAACATATCTAAACCCTCACCACGTAAAATTCCTCTACGAATATCTCCATCTGTAACGGTGCCAAGTATACGGTGCTCTTCATCTATTACAACTGCAAACTGGATAGGGGATTCATCAATAATTTTCATTGTTTCTAATAATGTAGCATTTTCTTTAACTAGACACTCTACCCAATTTTCCATGTATCTCACTTCCATCTTTAATAATATAAAGTGAACCTTCAATCAGTAGGAACCTCTTCTTCACTGATTGTTACATTTCACTAGTCAGACGTTTAAAGGTAGTTTCGTCCTCGCTTAATTCAACTAAAGATTTGCAGTAGGTATTTTTATCTGTCATTTCATTTTCACTACAAATAAATTACTACTTGCCAATGTAAACCTGACTTTTATGTATTTTAGAAACTTTAGTGTACTCATAAAAATTAATTAGTACATACCATGACTACAATTATATTCCGGGTAGTGTTTGTTCGAATAGTGACATCTGTACTTTATCTAAATTTAGCGGGCAGCTTTTTCTCGTTGCCCGCTTTATATAGTAGGAAAATAAGTGAATTCTCACCATTTCTGAGAACAATACAATTCTTATCCTATTTCCGATGTGGAATTCTTCCCCAAAGTGTTACATTGTAGAAATAGGATAAAACATGAATATACATGTATAAATATTATTTTATTTATTAATATGTTTTTTCAATATCCATTTTCCATCAACTTTATCCCATATATGTTCAGATCTCCAGCTATCAATTGCCTCCCAAAACTGTTCTTCTGTAATATCACAATACTCTAAGAATTCTTTGTAATATTTTTCTGGGAACTCCCCATCATATTTTTTAACTAAATCAATTCCTTCTTCTCTAGTTAATTTACCTTCTCGTATTTCATGAGCACTATCTGAAGTTGTTCTGCCAATTCCAAATTTAATATAAGATAGATAGTAATGGAACCCATCAATCTTATCATCTAAACTTGCATATTTAGAATACGTTCCCTCTGACCTTTCCTCCGCAGAGGAAAATCCTGTATTCTCTTTACTATAGTGATAATTTGCTTGTGGATCCCAAAACTTATAATAACCAAAGAAGTGTATCTCTGTTTTATTTTTTACGATATCTTCATATTTTGGTGCTTTATATGGGAAAATATCTGCTTCTGAAACACCATGATTCATCCAAAACTCTGGTGGTAACCCTGAAAAATAATGTTCATCATGATCTGCAATTTCACGAGTTGGCTTGAAGGCATTTTTCATACTTCCGCCATATTCAACTTCACCATTTTCACCATACATTATTAATGAGACATTATTTTGTACAGCCACTTTTAATGGAAAATTTGTTTGTCCATAAATAAATGGCTGGAAAGGATCCCCTAAATGCAAAAATGCTAGCTTAGTCATTAATCTATGAACCTTTCCATTTGGTCTTCCTAACACATTATCAAACCCGGAATCTACAAATTTATCCAAATTTATCCTACCTAGTTCTGTTGGAAGATGTGGTGCCCAGGTCACCGTTAATGGATTCATTCCATATTTATATTTCAATTGGTGGGCTACAAAAGAGCCATCTTTTCCACCACTACAGGGAACTATTACATCATAAGAACCATCATTTTTTCGATGCTTATCTAGTAATTCAACTAATTCCTTTTCTCTTAAATCCCAATCTATTTTACTTCTTTTATATTCAGTGAAATTACAGGCACTACATACTCCATTTTCATCAAATGTAATTCGAGGTCTTTGATTAGATATTGTACATTTCTTACAAAAAATCACTTCATCAGGTAAATTGTATAATTCAATTAAATTTTTCTTTTCCATCATTACACCTCGTAAAATTAATATTTTTTACTAACACCTAATATTTTATCGATTTTTTTAACAAATAGATATTAGCATTGTGCGTTTATTACGTTTAAAATTAAAATATCTTTAATAACTGCAATTTTTGCATCTAATTTATATTAAAATCAATATATCAAATTACACTTCCCTTGCAGGTACTCCCAATGCTGTC belongs to Lysinibacillus louembei and includes:
- a CDS encoding N-acetyl sugar amidotransferase; amino-acid sequence: MEKKNLIELYNLPDEVIFCKKCTISNQRPRITFDENGVCSACNFTEYKRSKIDWDLREKELVELLDKHRKNDGSYDVIVPCSGGKDGSFVAHQLKYKYGMNPLTVTWAPHLPTELGRINLDKFVDSGFDNVLGRPNGKVHRLMTKLAFLHLGDPFQPFIYGQTNFPLKVAVQNNVSLIMYGENGEVEYGGSMKNAFKPTREIADHDEHYFSGLPPEFWMNHGVSEADIFPYKAPKYEDIVKNKTEIHFFGYYKFWDPQANYHYSKENTGFSSAEERSEGTYSKYASLDDKIDGFHYYLSYIKFGIGRTTSDSAHEIREGKLTREEGIDLVKKYDGEFPEKYYKEFLEYCDITEEQFWEAIDSWRSEHIWDKVDGKWILKKHINK
- a CDS encoding nucleotidyltransferase family protein, which produces MENWVECLVKENATLLETMKIIDESPIQFAVVIDEEHRILGTVTDGDIRRGILRGEGLDMLITSIMNSNPTIAKSNQSLYKYKQIMRSKMLKQLPIVDRDNRVIDILFMDKLGASTHKNMVVLMLGGLGTRLRPLTNNTPKPMLKIGNKPILETIVEGFKQYGYTNFVFSVNYKKEVIQDYFQNGETFDVTIEYVEETKRMGTAGALSLFKKQPTEPFFVMNGDLLTQINFEQLMEFHLKNQSVATMCVREFEYQIPYGVIETADAELVSIKEKPIHRSFVNAGIYVLNPKVLEYIPEDEFYDMPALFERLIEEKHKVSVFPIREYWLDIGKMDDFHRANNEFKGS